The Acidobacteriota bacterium genome contains the following window.
CCATCACTTGGTGATCGGGGTGGAGGCTATCTCCTTCCAGGAGCTCCTCTGCAGGTTCATCGAGGATGAGGGGAGAAGAAGGAGACTATTTCTTCCGGTGAAGCCCATTGGAGTGCGGGGGGAGAAGAGGAGGCGCATCCTGAGACTCTCTCCTCTGATCGAGCGGGGAACCATCCTCTTTCGTCGCGAGGACCGTCTTCTCATCGAACAGCTCATCGAGTTTCCCGCCTCTGCCCACGATGATGGTCCCGATGCCTTGGAGATGGCGGTCTCCTTAGCCAGGGAGGGGAGGGGCTTTTTTGAGGTGATCTCCGAGCCCGAGCGCCCGGGGGAGATCCAGCTTTGGTAGAAGGGGTGAGTGATGTTCGAATTTATCTCGGCTTGGCTTGAGAAGAAAAGATACGAACGGGAAAGATACCGTTTCGCCCGGAAGAGGCTCGTTGAGGCTTCCTCTTTTCTCCGGGATGAGGATGAGGGTGAGTATCAGCTAATAGCCTCTGGAGGGAAGGACTTTTCCGAGCTCGATCAGAAAACGATGCTCGAGCGGGCGCGGGAGTTGTGGAAGAGCAACCCCCATGCCCGGGGGATAGTAAGGACGCTTGAGAAATTCGTCCTGGGAAGAGGGGTAAGGATAATCGCCCACGACGAGAATCCACGGGTTCAGGAGTGGTGGGATGAGTTCGCTCATGAGAACGATTTCGAAAGGAGAACGCGGGAGATAGTCCGCCGTTCCTTCCGCGACGGAGAGTGTTTCCTCCGCTATTTCGTGAACGAGGAGACGGGAAGGGTAAAACTCCGCTTCCTCGAGCCAGAGGAGATAGCTGATCCCGAGGGAAGGGTGAGCTACGGTATCGAGACCGACCCGGATGATATCGAGACCCCACTCCGCTACTTCCGGGCGCGGAACGGGAGGCTCATCGAGATCATCCCCGCCCGGTTTATCCAGCACATAAAGATCCTGGTCGATTCCAATGTGAAACGAGGTCTCTCCTTCCTCTATGTGGTAATGCCCCTGATCAGCAAGTACGAGCAGTGGCTCAACGACCGGATCGTGCTCAACAAGATCAGATCAGCGGTGGCGATAATCAGGAAGGTCTCCGCCCCTCGAGGGGAGCTTACTGCCTTCTCCCGCGAGGGACTTACCGACGCTGGACGGAGGAGGATGTGGAAGCCCGGCTCCATCATCACCGTGAGCGAGGGGGTGGATTATCAGATACTCTCTCCCAACCTCCAGGCGCACGATGTCCAGTACGATGGGAGGAACATCCTCCTCGCCATCGCCTCCGGTTGCGGTCTTGCGGAGTATATGGTCTCTGCTGATGCGAGCAACGCCAACTACGCCTCCACGATGGTCGCCGAATCCCCATCGGTCCGCGAGTTTGAAGACTGGCAGCAGTTCTTCGAGGTGGAGTTCGCCGAGATATTCCGCCGGGTTATAAGCGCTGGCATCGAAATGGGTGCTCTTCCCGCGGAGAAAGAGGTGACCTATTACGAGACCGGAGAAGACGGGGTCAGGGTCTCCCGGAGGAGACTGGTGAAGACGAGCCTAAGCTGTGATGTCCTCTTCCCTCCCCTTGTTCACAGAAACATCAAGGAGGAAACCGAAGCCCTCAGGATGCACAAGGAGATGGGGATCGTCTCCAACCACACCTTGGCGGGGAAACTCGGCTACGACTATCGGGTGGAGCTGGAGAAGATGAGGAAAGAGGAAGGGGAGAAAAAGGGGGACATCCCTTTACGAGACAAGGAGGAGTGAATAATGGCGAAGGATAAAGATCTCTCCTCATCGGTGAGAACGATCGAGCTCAAGGAGGAGGTGCTCTCCTCACCGCTGGTAGAGGCGAGGCTCGATCGGGAGAGGAACATAATCCGCGGTATCTCCCTTCTTTCCACCGTGAGCAGGAACGGAAGGAGATATACCGAGGAGGCGCTTAAGAAGGCGATCCCCCTTTTCGAGGGGGCGAAGACCTTTGCCAATCACCCGAAGCCAGCGGAGCGAGGTGAGGTGCGGGATGTGCGAGACCTCATTGGAAGGTGCTTCAATATCCGCTATGAGGAGGGAAAGCTCAAGGGGGACCTTGAGGTCCTTGAATCCCATAAGGATTGGGTTTTCCCCTTGGCGGAGCAGGCGAGCGATCTCGTTGGTCTCTCCATAAACGCGAGGGGTAAGGTACGGCTGTCCGATGAGGGTGAGGTGGTAGAGGAGATCGTCCTTGTCCGTTCGGTGGACCTCGTCTCCGAGCCAGCAGCGACCATCAATCTCTTCGAAAGCAGAGAGAAGGGGTTAAGGGCGATGGTCGATGAGCTGGTGGAAGCCCTGGCAAGGGAGCAGGAGAAGGTGAGGAGGCTTGAGCGTGAGCTCGCCATCGAGCGGGCGCTTTCTCGCTCTCGACTTCGGGGCGAGGATATAACCGAGGCTTTTCGGGAGGCTCTTTCTTCCGTCCCCGATCTTTCCGCGGTTTCTCGGTTGATCAGGGATCGGGAGGCGCTCCTTTTTTCTCCGAGGAAATGGGTCTCGGGTATGGGCGAGGAGAAGGAGCTTTTCCCTGGGAAGGGATGTTTTCCCGATGAGCTATTCATCAAAGCGGTTAAAGGGAGGTAGCGAATGTCAAATGTAATGAGGCATCGTTACGGCTATGAGAATCCGAGGTTGTTTGCGGTCGATTCCGCCACGGTGATCGAGATCGGGGATCTCCTCTGGCTCGATACCGATGATGTGAAGCCGGCAGCCGATCTACCCTGGAATACCGATCTCGCCACCACCCAGGCTGATTTTTCTGCCAAGTTCGCCGGGGTAGCGATGGAGGCTTCGCCTGCGGGTCATTCCGGTGAGATTCGGGTGGCGACCACCGGTGTGTTCGAGTTCGACTGTGATTCCGCCACCTTCGAGGTTGGGGATATGGTGAGTTGTGCCAAGGGTTCCGGCGATTTCCTGGAGAACCAGAAGGTAGTTGCTGTCTCCGCCCATCCCATCGGCAAGGTGGCGCGGAGAGAGCCGGTGGCGGGGAGCAAGGTACTCGTCGAGATAAGGGCGAGTGTGGTGCCGGCTCCAGCCAGTTAATTTCTCAAGGTTTAGGAGAGGATGAGATGATAAAGGACAAAGGTCAGAACCTGCGCGACCTTTACAACGCTTTAGGGGAGAAGGAGTTTATGGGGAAGATAAGGGAGCTTCTTCATTCCGACCCCCCGAAGCTTACCCCTGAGGACTTCAGCCTCCGCGAGCTCTGGGAGGCGGTAGGGAGTTCTGCCTTTCCCACCATCACCGGTGAGATAGTCTCGAAGAAGGTCATCGATGCCTATGAGGCGACCCCGACCATTGGGGAGAAGCTGGTGCATACGGTTCCCTCCCGGAGGAAGCGGGAGAACATCGTCGGCTTCACCGCGGTCGAGGAGGTGCGGGAGGTTCACGAGGGGATGCCCTATGAGGAGAGCACGGTAGCGGAGAAGGCGGTGGTGGTGGAGAACAGGAAGTTCGGGCGGATCCTCGCCATCACCGAGGAGGCGGTGATGGAGGACCAGACGGGGCAGATCCTCGAGCTCGCCGCCCGGTTGGGGGAGAAGGCGAAGCTCTTCAAGGAGAAGATGATCCTCGATGTAGTCCGTGATGTCGCCGGTACCGCCTACAACGGTTCCCCCCTCTACACTGAGGATCATGGGAACTTCCATTCGGTCGCCTTTGGCACCGATGGTTCTGGGCTCGAGGAGTCGAAGCGTCTCCTATCCAAGATGAAGGACGAGAATGGCGATCCCATCCTCATCTCGGGGAGGGTGCTCCTTGTACCGCCGGAGCTGGAGAAGGAGGCGTACAATTTGGTCAGCCCGGTGCTTACCCAGTCCACCTACCACAAGCAGATAATCTCCGAGATCCTTACCTCCCCCTTTATGACCGATCCCAACGAGTTCTTCTACGGCGATTTCAAGCGTCAGTTCCGCTATCAGGAGGTTTGGCCCATCCAGGTTCTTCGCTCCAGCCCCGAGAGTGAGGATGCTTTCTCCCGGGACATCGTGGTCAAGTTCAAGGTTCGGCTTTTTGGCGGTTGTGGGGCGGTGGATTACCGGTATGTGGTTCGTTCTGAGGGCTGATGCTGTTTTTTCAGCCAGGGGGATGCTCATCCCGGCGCTACCTCAGCTGGTGGCGGAGGTGTTCGCCGGGAGGAAGCACGGGCGGGGGGGACATCCCCCCGCCCCCACCCCCCTTTTTGGAAGGAGGAGCGAGATGAAGGTAAGGCTTCCATCCTATGTGGACAAGAAGGAGCCGGTGATCCTCCGCACCACGGTGGAACGGCTCCTTGCCGAGGTACTATCTCAGCTTCAGGAGATAGCCAAGCTCATAAGGAAGGAGAAGGGGTGCGATGGGGATAAGTTATGAGGAGATAGAGGCGAAGATAGCCTCGATCCGGGCAGAGCTCGACAAGTTAGCCCAATCACCCGAGGTGGACTATCAGATAGGGGACAAGAAGGTCTCCGCCTCTCAGAAGCAGGCACAGCTTCTCGCCCAGCTTGAGTATTGGGAGAGGAGGCTTAGGTCGTTCCCCTTTGAGGACGCCTTAAGCTTCGATTATCGGATCACCAGGTTTGGGGATGATGTCTCCGATTATGAGGAGTAGCAGATGGCGGATATAGAGAAGATGAAGGAGGACACGGAGCGGATCCTCTCGGAGTGGGGGAGGAAGGTGGTGGTGAAACGGCTTACCCTTAGCTACTCCACTATGGGGGAGCCGGAGGAGGGTTTCTCCCCGGTGGATCAGGGGGGCACGGTGGAGGTTACCTGCGATCTTCAGCCGATAGGTGGCGATCTCTCCTTCCGGATGGATGGCGTTCTCTCTTCGGCTACTCATCGTGCCTTCTTCCCTTCCTCCTCCGACATCAAGCCGAACGATCGGGTCTATCTCGACGAGGAGAACTTTCTCATCGTGCTCCGGGTGGATGCTCACCCCGATCACCTCGTCGCCTATCTCAAGGAGAGGAGATGAAGGGGAGGGATTTCCTTATCCGGCTGAGGGGTTTCCCGGAGGAGCTTAAGGGGAGGATGAAGGTTATGCTTTCCGCCATATCGGAGGAGATGGTGGCTTACGCTAAGGCGAACCATCCCTACCATGATCGGAGCTCTGAGCTTACCCGTTCCATCTACGCCAGGGTGAAGGTCGATGGAGGGCGGTTTTCCCTCATCCTCGGCGCTTCTGCCCCTTATGCCTCCTTCCTCGAGTTTGGGACCGCTCCCCACTTCGTCGGTTCAGCAGTGTTCCTCAAGGGTATCGGTTTCCGCTACATCGGGCTCCATCCGGGAACCCCTCCTTCTCCTTTCCTTAGACCCACGGTGGAGGCTTTCAGGGGAAGGGTGAGGGAGGAGACGAAAAAGGTCCTAATCCGGATTATGGAGGGGATTAAATGAAGGAGATCAAGGAGGCGATATACGGCAAGCTGGTGGCGGACGAGACCTTACGGGTGCTTCTCGGCGCTTCAGCGGAGGATCCCCGGATCTACTACTACTTCCCACCAGGGGAGATAGGGCTTTCTTCCTCTGCTCCTGCCTATATCACCTACTACGAGCTTTCCTCCGCCTCCCCCTTCATCGAGCGGGAGGAGGAGGTCTATGCCATAGATATCTGGGCGTGCACCCTTTCCGTATTGGAGGATGTATTTTCACGGGTTGATGGGCTTCTCAATCGGAGGTTCCTCTCCCTTCCAAGCTACTATCATCTTCTCACGGTGAGGGAGTTCAAGCGCGATCTCTTCGAGCCGGAGCGAGGGCTCTACCATAAGGTGGTTCACTATCGGGTCATATTCATCAGGAAGGAGTAGGAGATGGTGGGAAAAAGAGAGGAGATATTGGCTGACATAGCCGCTACCCTTTCCTCTTTGGGGGATGCTTCGGTCATCCGTAGGGCATCGTTTCCCGATCCCTCTGAGTTCGAGGATGTCTCCCTTCCCCTTCTTTATGTGATCGACGGCGAGGAGACCTTTGTTCCCGAGAAGGGGAGGGGATATTGGTCGGAGCTCGGGGTTAGCGTCTTGGGGGTGATAGAGGATAAGGATACCCCGTCGACCAGTTTGAACCAGCTTCTCTCACGGGTGATGGAGGCGCTTTCCGGGGACATCACCCGGGGAGGCTTCTCGGTATCCACTGAATTTGTCAGGGTGCGGATAAGCCCTGAATTCAAATACCCCTATGCCGGTTTTATCCTTGAGCTCAAGGTTCTTTACCTTGAGGAGGCGCTTTAGAAGGAGGTTTTGAATGGCTTATCAGGACGATCAGATGACGATAGCCTTAGGGCGGGATGAGATCCTCTTCGTCGTTCCTGAGAATGAGATGGGGGTGACGGCAGAGCCCGAAGCTGACGATGCCGTCTTCCTCACCTCGGAGGCATCCTTCCGTCAGGGCTATACCTATCACGAAAACGAGGAGAGGAACGGTACTCGCTCCCAAAAGGAGAGGATCCCCGGGAGGATCCCCCACGGAGAGTTCTCCTTCTCCTGCTACATCAAGCCGAGCGGTACCCCTGGTGTTGAGCCGGCGGGTTCCTCCCTCTTCCTCGGCGTATTCGGGAGCAAGGAGGTGAGCTCTGAAGATACGATAAGCGATACCCCTACCCCCACTACCACCAGGTTCGCCGTTTCCGATGGAGGAGGCTTCAAGGTGGGTCAGGCGGTGCTGGTCAATGGGGAGGCGACCTTTATCTCCGCCATCGATGGGGATCTCCTCACCGTGGACCCAGCCCTCTCCACCCCACCTGCTCCTCAAGATAAGGTGGGAGCGGGAGTGCACTATCGGGTTGCCGAGGACCTTCCTTCGTTCACCATTTGGGCGAAGAAGGGGCATACTGTGTTCACCTTCGTAGGCTGTGGCTTTGATGAGCTCTCCCTTACCGTATCCGGAAGGGAGCCCCTTTCCGCGAATTTCCGCGGTGGGTTTCTCCGGATGGTGGTGACGGGAAGCGATGAGCTTTTCTCCTCGATCGACGCGGTTAGCGAGACCGTCCCTGTTCGGGATGCGAGGAAGTTCGAGGTGGGAAGCATAATCAAGGTGGATGATGAGGTGATGAAGGTAAGCGGGGTCGATCATCAGGCGAACGAGCTTACGGTCATTCGGGGGTATAAGGGAACGACCGCCTCATCCCACGATGGAGGAGCGAAGGTCACCCCGTATCTTCCCTCACCTTCCTCAACAGGCTATCCGGTGAACGGTAAGCTCGGCATCGCTCGAATGGATGGGGCAGAGTTTCCCATTCTCGAGGGAAGCATCACCTTCCGCAACTCCCTTCGCTTCCTCGAAGAGGAGAAGACGGGAGAGGAGGAGGCTACCTCCTTTATTCCTGGGGAGAGAAGGATCGAAGGGAGTATCCGGATCTATTTCCGGAAGAAGGATGCCTCGTTCTTCTACGAGGCGAGAGAGAGGATAGCGAAATCGCTCATCCTCCCGGCAGGGGATGAGAAGGGGAAGATCGTTCTCCTCCACCTCCCGCAGTTTCACCTTGCCTTCCCCGAGATCAGGGGTGGTGAAGAGCAGGTAGCGGAGCTCACCCTTATGCCCTACGCCGATTCCGGTGAGGAGGAGCTTTCCCTTCACTTTTTGTGATGAGGTGAACGATGAGTGGGGAGATGGATTTAGGGAAGATAGCGGTTTTCGAGGATGACGAGGGGACCTGGTTCCCCTTCTCCGATGATCCCTTTTTCTCCGGTTTTGAGATAAAGCTCCGGTTTCTCGATCCGAAGACGATAGACAGGATAAGGAGGAAGTGTCTCCGGATAGCTCTGGGCAAGGAGGAGCTGGACGAGGAGAAGTTCTTTCGCTTAACGACCGAATACTCCTTCGTTGGCTTTCGTGGGCTTACGGTGAGGATGCTCAAGAGGCTGATGCCCCTCCGTGAGGTGAGGCTTCCCGGGGGGAAGGTGCTTGAGGATGATGATGAAATACCCTATTCCCCGAAAAACGCCCTTTTCCTTCGGGAGAACTCCTACGCCATTCGCCGGTTTATAAGCGAACATCAGCTCGAATGGGAGCGGTTCTACGAGAGAAAGAGGGAGGCGGAGCTAAAAAACTGAGGGAGCTCGCCCGTTTCCTTCGGGGAGGAGGGTTGAGGGATTATGAGCTTGCGGAGCTTATCGCTCAAGGGATCATCCCCGAGGAGGAGCGGGCGAGCCACCTTCCCCCAAGGGTTCTTCCCGGAAATGAGGAGGCGGTGAGACTTTTCACCCTTCTCCGGGACCAATATCGGATCCTCGGTTATGAGAAGGAGGGAAGACCGGTGATCGCCCCTGATATACCAGCGATAAAGGCGATGCTCGATATCTATGAGGTCGAGAGGAAGGAGGAGGTTTTCGAGAAGATCCTCTTTCTCTTCCATGAAGTCCTATTGGGCGACTGATCTTCCCTCATACTGGCTAAACAGTGAGGACTAAGGTAGATGGCAACGGTGGAATTCGATCTGGTGATCGATACCTCGCCTGCGGAGAGAGGAATAAAGGACCTTGATGACGCTCTTTCCTCCCTCCTCGAGGCGAGCGAAGGATTAACCAAGGGCTTTGATACCCTCTTTAAGGGGATTTCCTCCGCTTCCGTCAAGGCAGGGGAGGCGTTCCGTTTGAACCTCTTCTCCCCTTTTAAGGAGATGAGGGATGTTTTTTCCCGTCTCCCCGAGGAAGCGGAATCGTTTGGCTATGAGTTCATCGATAGCTTCGTAGCCGGTTTCTCCTCAGCCTGGCGTTACCATAAGCGAGCTCTTGCCGATATCGCTGATGATGTCCTTTCTCTCTTCCAGTTTGCGGGAAGCCCTCCCTTTTTCCGGGTGAGGCGTTCCGGGTACCGCTTTATCTCCTCTTTCGCCGCTGGGATTGAGGAGGCTTCTCCCGACCTTTTAGGAAAGGTGGCGGATACCGCCTTAGAGGTGGTCGATACCTTGATCGGCGGGCTGAGGGAGAAAGGAGGCGATATCTCGAAGATTGCTTCCGAGGTGATAGGAGGACCGTTCCTTTCCCACGGCTCGGTGGCGAGTGTCATCTCCTCTTTCTTTAAGGGAGGAGGGCTCGAGGGGATGGTCAAATCGGCTGAGGATATCTTTCTCCGCTTCTTCGGTGATGACGGTTCCATACCTCAGATATTCAAGGGTCTTTTTGGCTCTGGAGGCACGATTGAAACGATATTTAGCGATCTTTTCGGCGAAGGAGGACGGCTCTCAAGCATCCTCTCGGGTTTCCTCTCCCAGCTCGGCGGAGCCTTTGGCTGGGTTTCCGGCATCCTGAGCCTGATGAAGAAGATCAATGTATTCCCAGAGCCCTGGTGGCTATATGAAGAGGAACATTATACCTTGATACCAGGGGAGAGACCGGGGAGGAGAGAGCCGCCAAAAGGCTCTCCTTGGCGGCGGTGGTGGAGGGAAGGTAATTTTCAGCACGGCACCCCTTATGTCCCGGAAACGGGTCTTTACCAGCTCCATAAGGGGGAGGCGGTTATCCCTGCCTGGGCGAACCCCTTCAAGGGAGGGGTGAAGACGGAGGCGAAGGTCGAGAACCATCTTACTCTTCACCTGGATGTGAGCCTTGATGGAGAAAAGATAAAGCAGTTTGTGTTCAAGAACATCGAGACCGCCACCAAGGATGGAGCGATCAAGCTTCATCCGATAGCGGTAAAGGAGTTTTAAAGATGGCGAGCAGAATAAGATATCTCTGGCAGAACCTTATCGACCTTACCGGGACGAACCTTACCGCCTCATCCGAGGTCTCTACCCTGCCCGTTGCCAATCTCAGGCATCCTTTTCGCACCCTCGTCTGGCGGACTACTGGTTGTGCGGAGGAATATGTGGTGGTCGATTTCGGTAGCCCCTACAGCGTGAAGGCGGTTTCGTTCATCAACCATAATCTGACGAGCAATGCGGTTATCAAACTGCAGGCAAATTCATCCGATAGTTGGGATAATCCTCCGTTCGAGACCACACTTACCCCTCATAAAGAGACGATTATCAAGTGCTTCGACGCTCAGAATTACCGCTATTGGCGGTTATGGATACAGGATAGTGGAAACCCTTCTGGCTACATCGAGATCGGGAGGTTGTATCTCGGCTCCTATTTCGAGCCGAGCAGAAATTTCGTCTATGGCTGGGAGTACCGGATTATAGACCCCTCCCGGATAGATGCTTCGGAAGGGGGGCAGGAGTTCGCTGATATCGAGGACAATTATCGGGTTATCTATGTTGCCTTCGGAGCGGGGATGATTACAGAGGAAGATAAAGAAGAGTATGAGCGGATGCTTGCTTATTGTGGTAGAAGCAGGGATTTGTTCATCGCTCTCGATTATGAGAATCACCCAAACGATTGGACTTTTTATGGCAAATTCGTAAATACCGATTTCAGTTTCAAGAACTCCGTTGGTGAGTTCTATGAGGCAGGCTTTGAATTTAAGGAGAGCAGGTAATGGCGATCACCACCTTTTCTGAGTTAATAACTTCGCCAGGGGCGAGAAAGGTTTATCTCGCCGAGATCGTTCCCGGCGTCGAGCTCGATAGCGATAACTGGACCGCCACCGGCGGTGGTGCCTACTATCAGACCTGGTATGAGAGGTTTTTCTCCGTCCCGGTGGAGATAGAGAAGGTAGAGGAAAACGGGGTAGAGCTTACTAAGAGGAGCTCGATCGCCGAGGTGGAGGCGAACGCCGGCTCCTGGTATCAGGAACCACCACAGGAGACGGTTTGGGATAATGGGGCTACCATCTGGGATAACGGGCAGACGAGCTGGGACAGCTGGGGAGCGGTTTACATCCATTGCACCGATAGCGGGAGCCCAAATGAAAAGACAGTGATCGCCTACATCCGGCTCAGGTTTGCCAGCTCGCCTGTAATCTTCGATAACCATTATTACTTCCCTCGGCTCTCCAAGGAGGGGCTTCCCTCGGTCTCCGCCGAAAGTCAGGATATCTTCTTCTCCGGGATCTCGGTTGGCTCAGCAGGGATATCCTTGCTCAATAACGATGGCTTCTTTGATTCCATTCTCAGGCGGTATATCTGGATAAATCGAGAGGTGAAGATACTGCTCGGTGGCGAGGAGCTCCCCTATTCGGAATATAAGACCATCTTCCGGGGAAAGATACAAGGGGTGAGCTATACCGATAGGAAGGTAAGCTTCTCCTTACGGGATATCCGGGTGGATTTCCATAAGAAGCTTCCGCCGAACGAGTTTTACACCGCTACCTATCCCCATATGGATCCGGGTGCCGAAGGAAAGCCGATCCCTATAATCTGGGGCGAGGTGAGGAATATCAGGCCCACCCTTATCGATTCCACCGTCAATTACGGCAAGTATAAGGTCGCCGATCACGCCCTCTATTCTGTAGATGCGGTTTATGCGGATGGCTCGGCATTGACGGAGAATACCGATTACTCGGTTGACCTGGCAAATGGTGAATTTACCCTGCTAACCAGCCAGAGCGGTAAAGAGATAACCTGCGATGTCAAGGGGAGAAGGGACGATGCGAGCGGTTCAATAACCGGCACCCCGAATGGTCTGATAGAGAAGGCGTCGGATGTGGTAAGGGATATCTGCCTCAATTACCTTGATGTTTCCTCTGCTGATATCGATAGCACCAGTTTTGAGGAAGCACGAGAGAGGGACTGGCCATTATCTATTTATCTTTCTAAAACTGAATCATCAGCGGAGATAATCAGGAAAATTTGTCAATCAACCATCGCCCATTTCATCATCGGGGCTGATGGTAAGGTCTATTTCAAGATGTGGAAGGGAGAGGTTCCGGCGGGAGCACCCACCATAAAGGACGAGGAGATAATCAGCTTTCAGGCGTCTTCCAAGGCGGATGAGGTCTTTTATAAGGTGATCGTCTATTACGGTGATGATCCGGAAAATCGACGGGCAACCAGTTATTCCGATAGCGAGGTGAAGATAAAGTATGGGCGAGCGATTACGAAAGAGGTTCAGTCCTATCTCAAGGATACCGTCGATGCCAACGATCTTGCCTTCAAACTATTTCAGCTGGCTCAAAAGCCGTTGACCGAATATGAGATCATCACCAAGCTCAAGCCGATAGAGCTCGCCATCGGGGATAAGATCAAGATCAGGCGAAGAAGAGCACCGACCGCTACCGGGAAGCTCTCCGAAGATGTCTTCCGCATCCTCGCTATCTCCCGGGACATCGCTGGGATGAGGACGAGGCTGAAGGTGGTGGAGGATATCGCCTCACTCGGCTATGAGGTATGTAATTATC
Protein-coding sequences here:
- a CDS encoding phage portal protein, whose amino-acid sequence is MFEFISAWLEKKRYERERYRFARKRLVEASSFLRDEDEGEYQLIASGGKDFSELDQKTMLERARELWKSNPHARGIVRTLEKFVLGRGVRIIAHDENPRVQEWWDEFAHENDFERRTREIVRRSFRDGECFLRYFVNEETGRVKLRFLEPEEIADPEGRVSYGIETDPDDIETPLRYFRARNGRLIEIIPARFIQHIKILVDSNVKRGLSFLYVVMPLISKYEQWLNDRIVLNKIRSAVAIIRKVSAPRGELTAFSREGLTDAGRRRMWKPGSIITVSEGVDYQILSPNLQAHDVQYDGRNILLAIASGCGLAEYMVSADASNANYASTMVAESPSVREFEDWQQFFEVEFAEIFRRVISAGIEMGALPAEKEVTYYETGEDGVRVSRRRLVKTSLSCDVLFPPLVHRNIKEETEALRMHKEMGIVSNHTLAGKLGYDYRVELEKMRKEEGEKKGDIPLRDKEE
- a CDS encoding Mu-like prophage major head subunit gpT family protein translates to MIKDKGQNLRDLYNALGEKEFMGKIRELLHSDPPKLTPEDFSLRELWEAVGSSAFPTITGEIVSKKVIDAYEATPTIGEKLVHTVPSRRKRENIVGFTAVEEVREVHEGMPYEESTVAEKAVVVENRKFGRILAITEEAVMEDQTGQILELAARLGEKAKLFKEKMILDVVRDVAGTAYNGSPLYTEDHGNFHSVAFGTDGSGLEESKRLLSKMKDENGDPILISGRVLLVPPELEKEAYNLVSPVLTQSTYHKQIISEILTSPFMTDPNEFFYGDFKRQFRYQEVWPIQVLRSSPESEDAFSRDIVVKFKVRLFGGCGAVDYRYVVRSEG
- a CDS encoding HK97 gp10 family phage protein, encoding MKGRDFLIRLRGFPEELKGRMKVMLSAISEEMVAYAKANHPYHDRSSELTRSIYARVKVDGGRFSLILGASAPYASFLEFGTAPHFVGSAVFLKGIGFRYIGLHPGTPPSPFLRPTVEAFRGRVREETKKVLIRIMEGIK